The following coding sequences are from one Candidatus Borkfalkia ceftriaxoniphila window:
- a CDS encoding carbohydrate kinase family protein: MNTITVAGSALTDLVKTIDAYPQRGMLTDITAVRQSVGGCVPNTAVDLKRLAPELCVTAAGRVGKDAFGAYLRERLAGEGVRAAFAEDEKRSTGFTDVMTLKNGERTFFHARGANAAFSADDLPEEALDCDLFHLGYLLLLDRLDAADAEYGTAAARLLHSLQRKGIRTAVDTVSAEGGKFRRIVGAALACTDYAVMNEIEAAAVTGVPLRNGDKLIAENLKEACRALFKAGVSRAAVIHCPELGCGMDETGNFCVVPSLDLPRGYIAGAVGAGDAFCAGMLYAFMKGLPMEEGLSLASLCAACNLSSDDSVGGARSLAQTLALEKQFKRRKL; the protein is encoded by the coding sequence ATGAATACGATTACCGTCGCGGGCTCGGCTCTGACCGACCTTGTCAAAACAATCGACGCGTATCCTCAACGGGGAATGCTGACCGATATCACTGCCGTGCGGCAGTCGGTGGGCGGCTGTGTGCCCAATACGGCCGTCGATTTAAAGCGGCTGGCGCCCGAACTTTGCGTCACGGCGGCGGGGCGCGTCGGAAAGGACGCGTTCGGGGCATATCTTCGCGAAAGGCTCGCAGGAGAAGGCGTGCGGGCCGCGTTCGCGGAGGACGAGAAACGCTCCACGGGATTCACCGACGTGATGACGCTGAAAAACGGCGAACGCACCTTTTTTCACGCGCGGGGCGCGAACGCCGCTTTTTCCGCGGACGATCTGCCCGAAGAGGCGCTCGATTGCGATTTGTTCCACCTCGGCTATTTGCTCTTACTGGATCGGTTGGACGCGGCGGACGCGGAATACGGCACGGCGGCGGCGCGGCTGTTGCATTCGCTGCAACGAAAAGGGATTCGCACTGCCGTCGACACGGTCAGCGCGGAGGGCGGCAAGTTCAGGCGGATCGTCGGTGCGGCGCTCGCCTGTACCGATTACGCCGTGATGAACGAGATCGAGGCGGCCGCGGTGACGGGCGTCCCTCTCCGCAACGGAGATAAACTGATCGCAGAGAACCTGAAAGAGGCGTGCCGCGCGCTGTTCAAAGCGGGCGTTTCGCGCGCCGCCGTCATTCATTGCCCCGAACTCGGATGCGGCATGGACGAAACGGGGAACTTTTGCGTCGTGCCTTCGCTCGATCTTCCCCGCGGGTATATCGCGGGCGCGGTGGGCGCGGGGGACGCGTTCTGCGCGGGCATGCTGTACGCCTTTATGAAAGGACTGCCGATGGAAGAAGGGCTTTCGCTCGCCTCGCTTTGCGCCGCCTGCAATCTTTCCTCCGACGACTCGGTGGGCGGCGCGCGCTCCCTTGCCCAAACGCTGGCGTTGGAAAAACAATTTAAAAGGAGAAAATTATGA
- a CDS encoding D-lyxose/D-mannose family sugar isomerase yields the protein MITKQEYERAAAYTRRALKNAGIAITDEEARRIEIADFGLGDLDNLGLQLLVYVNTERCCAKEMVLRPFQTCPEHIHNGGLENGKPYEGKEETFRVRRGTCYLYVSGEGHKETIRARVPDTEVTVFHEIVLREGEQYTLSPGTWHWFQAGEEGAIISEFSTKSRDEADVFRDARVQRTPQIEE from the coding sequence ATGATCACGAAACAGGAATACGAACGCGCCGCCGCATATACGCGGCGCGCGCTGAAAAACGCGGGTATCGCTATTACGGACGAAGAGGCGCGGCGCATCGAAATCGCCGATTTCGGGTTGGGAGATTTGGATAATCTCGGCTTGCAACTGCTGGTTTACGTCAATACCGAGCGCTGCTGCGCCAAAGAAATGGTGCTGCGCCCTTTCCAGACCTGCCCCGAACACATACATAACGGAGGGTTAGAGAACGGGAAACCCTACGAGGGGAAAGAAGAGACTTTCCGCGTGCGGCGGGGGACTTGTTATCTCTACGTTTCGGGCGAAGGGCATAAAGAAACGATACGGGCGCGCGTGCCCGATACGGAAGTGACCGTCTTTCATGAGATCGTTCTGCGCGAGGGAGAGCAGTACACCTTGTCTCCCGGTACCTGGCATTGGTTTCAGGCGGGCGAAGAGGGCGCGATCATCAGCGAGTTTTCTACCAAAAGCCGCGACGAGGCGGACGTATTCCGCGATGCGCGCGTGCAAAGAACGCCCCAAATAGAGGAGTAG
- a CDS encoding class II fructose-bisphosphate aldolase, giving the protein MLVNLKEILSLAERDKKAVGMFNTTGFDSLQAIVGAAEELNEPVILAHAEVHNAYNDISYVGPAMLAAAKNASVPVCVHLDHGVTKKMIRKALRIGFTSVMIDASAYPYAENLAITREIAEAAHDMGVSVEAELGRLVTAEGGEQLSGGNASDYYTDPDEAAAFSLETGIDALAVAFGTAHGFYGAEPKLDFSVVERVAKATGLPLVMHGGSGVNEEGFEKSIRSGIRKINYYSYMSKAGFDAAKAAVLGGGSRYLHDVEHAAMLAMKEDVKRAIRVFSRKN; this is encoded by the coding sequence ATGCTTGTCAATTTAAAAGAAATTTTATCGCTCGCAGAGCGCGATAAAAAGGCGGTGGGCATGTTCAACACCACGGGATTCGACAGTTTGCAGGCGATCGTCGGCGCGGCGGAAGAACTGAACGAGCCCGTCATTCTCGCCCACGCGGAAGTACATAACGCATACAACGATATTTCGTACGTGGGTCCCGCCATGCTCGCCGCCGCGAAAAACGCGTCCGTTCCCGTATGCGTGCATCTCGATCACGGCGTCACGAAAAAGATGATACGGAAGGCTCTTCGCATCGGCTTTACGTCGGTGATGATAGACGCCTCCGCGTATCCCTATGCGGAAAATCTCGCAATCACGCGCGAGATCGCTGAGGCGGCGCACGATATGGGCGTGAGCGTGGAGGCGGAATTGGGCAGGCTCGTGACCGCCGAGGGCGGCGAACAGTTGTCGGGCGGCAATGCGAGCGATTATTATACCGACCCCGACGAGGCGGCGGCGTTCTCCCTTGAAACGGGCATCGACGCGCTCGCCGTCGCGTTCGGCACGGCGCACGGATTTTACGGCGCGGAACCGAAACTGGATTTTTCCGTCGTCGAACGCGTCGCGAAGGCGACCGGTCTGCCCCTCGTGATGCACGGCGGCAGCGGCGTAAACGAAGAGGGATTCGAAAAATCCATACGGAGCGGCATCCGTAAAATCAACTACTATTCGTACATGTCCAAAGCGGGGTTCGACGCGGCGAAAGCGGCCGTGCTCGGGGGCGGGAGCCGCTATCTGCACGACGTGGAACATGCCGCCATGCTCGCCATGAAAGAGGACGTAAAACGCGCGATCCGCGTATTCTCGCGCAAAAATTGA
- a CDS encoding YlmC/YmxH family sporulation protein yields METSFSELKQKEVVNVVDGRRLGRTCDIVFTYPEGRVCGIVVPGSKGRHWFRSSELFIDLKSITKIGEDVVLVNLRPVVKSDCKPDKKRRCGYGEAEYECPPPPPPPKPDRRSYDEYE; encoded by the coding sequence ATGGAAACTTCGTTTTCCGAGTTAAAACAAAAGGAAGTCGTGAACGTCGTGGACGGCCGCAGGCTGGGCAGGACGTGCGATATCGTATTTACATATCCCGAAGGGCGGGTGTGCGGCATCGTGGTGCCAGGGAGCAAGGGGCGGCACTGGTTCCGCAGCAGCGAACTGTTCATCGATCTGAAAAGCATTACGAAGATCGGCGAGGACGTCGTGCTCGTCAATCTCCGTCCTGTCGTCAAATCCGACTGCAAGCCCGACAAAAAGCGGCGCTGCGGTTACGGAGAAGCGGAGTACGAATGCCCGCCGCCCCCGCCTCCGCCCAAGCCCGATCGGAGAAGTTACGACGAATACGAATAA
- a CDS encoding alpha/beta hydrolase, whose product MILEKVDLYEYFGRERCGKEKGSLTAYLHTPIREMGIKERRPAILVIPGGGYAFVSGREGEPVALAFYAQGFNAFVLDYSVAPAFHYPAPLLEAGMAMLYIRERAEALGCTEDKIAAIGFSAGGHLAGLISLFYEDKALIEAFGGRCKRIRPDATIYGYPVVSTEKVNIHEDSFVNLCGGAVRAEDYSLEKKVVSSSSPAFIWTTMDDEGVPCFNSFVLAEAYARAGVPCELHVFEHGDHGLSTCSFDVLADDHAPERAKRVAAWLPMCFDFLKDKGFCPHKIK is encoded by the coding sequence ATGATTTTGGAAAAGGTTGACTTATACGAATATTTCGGCCGCGAAAGATGCGGCAAAGAAAAGGGGAGTTTGACCGCTTATCTGCATACGCCGATCCGTGAAATGGGCATAAAGGAACGCCGCCCCGCGATTCTCGTGATCCCGGGCGGCGGCTACGCTTTCGTGTCCGGGCGGGAAGGGGAACCCGTGGCGCTTGCGTTTTACGCGCAGGGATTCAATGCGTTCGTGCTCGATTACAGCGTGGCGCCCGCGTTTCATTATCCCGCGCCCCTGCTCGAAGCGGGCATGGCGATGCTGTATATCCGCGAACGCGCCGAGGCTCTCGGCTGTACGGAAGATAAGATCGCCGCGATCGGCTTTTCGGCGGGCGGGCATCTGGCGGGGCTCATCTCCCTCTTTTATGAGGATAAGGCGCTTATAGAGGCGTTCGGCGGCCGCTGCAAGCGCATCCGTCCCGACGCCACGATCTACGGTTATCCCGTCGTGAGCACCGAAAAAGTGAACATTCACGAGGATTCCTTTGTCAATCTGTGCGGCGGCGCTGTGCGCGCGGAGGATTATTCTCTGGAAAAAAAGGTCGTTTCCTCGTCTTCGCCCGCCTTTATTTGGACAACGATGGACGACGAGGGCGTGCCCTGTTTCAATTCGTTCGTGCTCGCCGAGGCGTACGCCCGCGCGGGCGTGCCGTGCGAACTGCACGTGTTCGAACACGGCGATCACGGTCTGTCCACCTGTTCGTTCGACGTATTGGCGGACGATCACGCGCCCGAACGCGCGAAACGCGTGGCGGCGTGGCTGCCCATGTGTTTCGATTTCCTGAAAGATAAGGGTTTTTGCCCGCATAAAATCAAATAA
- a CDS encoding UDP-N-acetylglucosamine--N-acetylmuramyl-(pentapeptide) pyrophosphoryl-undecaprenol N-acetylglucosamine transferase → MKKLLMTGGGSAGHVMPNMALLPALKERFDVSYMGTDGIEKDIVRRSNIPFYEIECPKLVRGSVLKNLSLPLRLFKSVKLARRGLLVIQPDVVFSKGGYVSLPVAIAAKKLKIPVLSHESDLKPGLANKLISRYSSVVLTSFPETADQILKGKYAGSPVRGELFGADRKAALAAYGFDGTRPVLLIFGGGSGSAALNAAVRENLFTLSQKYDILHVCGKGNLVQSNVKNYVQKEFENDMGAAYAAADLVISRAGSNTLFEILALKKRALVVPLANKRSRGDQIENAAYFESRGLLHVLPERGLAEKDALTDAISAAFADGSLTENLRGASFTAGNEAIRREIEKCCK, encoded by the coding sequence ATGAAAAAATTATTGATGACGGGCGGCGGGAGCGCGGGGCACGTGATGCCCAACATGGCGCTGCTGCCCGCGCTGAAAGAGCGTTTCGACGTAAGTTACATGGGCACGGACGGCATTGAAAAGGATATCGTGCGGCGGTCGAACATTCCTTTTTACGAGATAGAATGTCCCAAACTCGTACGGGGCAGTGTTTTGAAAAACCTGTCTTTGCCCCTGCGCCTTTTCAAAAGCGTGAAACTCGCGCGCCGCGGGCTTTTGGTCATTCAGCCCGACGTTGTGTTTTCCAAGGGCGGATACGTTTCCTTGCCCGTGGCGATCGCCGCGAAAAAATTGAAGATCCCCGTCCTTTCGCACGAGAGCGACTTAAAACCCGGGCTCGCGAATAAACTCATTTCGCGCTATTCGAGCGTCGTGCTCACGTCCTTTCCCGAAACGGCGGATCAAATCTTAAAAGGAAAATACGCGGGCTCGCCCGTACGCGGGGAATTGTTCGGCGCGGACAGAAAAGCCGCGCTCGCCGCGTACGGATTTGACGGAACACGCCCCGTCCTGCTTATTTTCGGCGGCGGGAGCGGCAGCGCCGCGCTCAACGCCGCGGTGCGGGAAAACCTCTTTACCCTTTCGCAGAAATACGATATCCTGCACGTATGCGGCAAGGGAAATCTCGTGCAAAGCAACGTAAAGAATTACGTGCAAAAGGAATTCGAGAACGATATGGGCGCGGCGTACGCCGCCGCAGACCTCGTCATTTCCCGCGCGGGTTCCAACACTTTGTTCGAGATCCTCGCGCTTAAAAAGCGCGCGCTGGTCGTGCCCCTTGCCAACAAACGCTCCCGCGGAGACCAGATCGAAAACGCGGCGTATTTCGAGAGCCGCGGGCTTCTTCACGTGCTGCCCGAGCGCGGACTCGCCGAAAAAGACGCGCTGACGGACGCGATATCCGCGGCATTCGCGGACGGATCGCTTACAGAAAACTTGCGGGGAGCGTCCTTTACCGCGGGCAACGAAGCCATACGCCGCGAGATCGAAAAATGTTGTAAATGA
- a CDS encoding alpha/beta fold hydrolase, translating into MILTSFDNKEIYVREWKNVEEPRGVVQIAHGMNEYSGRYEAFAAYLNSLGYIVVASDHRGHGETDPETLGYWEGDMFDDTVKDLACVAKHYKEEYPDLKYILFGFSYGSFLSQRFIQKYARFLDGAILGGSSKNGWALAETGYLFASLGAKCKGGDAPARFVNQMIFGGYDKKMKGGEFLSVDEENNAKYHADPYCNYVCSNNFFRSFMKNMKKLYSKNWAGGLNPEMPLLLISGEDDAVGGMGKGTRKLYKFYRDCGMKNVTLHLIKGSRHEFLNEKSNRDEALSVISDFLRKI; encoded by the coding sequence ATGATTCTGACGAGTTTTGACAATAAAGAGATCTATGTACGGGAATGGAAAAACGTAGAGGAGCCGCGCGGCGTGGTGCAGATCGCCCACGGTATGAACGAGTATTCGGGGCGGTACGAGGCGTTTGCCGCCTATCTCAATTCGCTCGGCTATATCGTGGTGGCGAGCGATCACAGGGGGCACGGCGAAACCGATCCCGAAACGCTCGGCTATTGGGAAGGGGATATGTTTGACGACACCGTGAAAGATCTGGCGTGCGTCGCCAAACATTATAAAGAGGAATATCCCGACCTCAAATATATTCTGTTCGGTTTTTCCTACGGCTCATTTTTAAGCCAGCGCTTTATTCAGAAATACGCGCGTTTTCTCGACGGCGCGATCCTCGGCGGCAGCAGCAAAAACGGCTGGGCGCTCGCCGAAACGGGCTACCTCTTCGCGTCGCTCGGCGCAAAGTGCAAGGGCGGGGACGCGCCTGCGCGCTTTGTCAATCAAATGATCTTCGGCGGCTACGACAAAAAGATGAAGGGCGGCGAATTTTTGAGCGTGGACGAGGAGAACAACGCAAAATATCACGCCGATCCCTACTGCAATTATGTGTGCAGCAACAACTTTTTCCGCAGTTTTATGAAAAACATGAAGAAACTGTACAGCAAAAACTGGGCGGGCGGGTTGAACCCCGAGATGCCGCTTTTGCTCATTTCGGGGGAGGACGACGCGGTCGGCGGCATGGGGAAAGGCACGCGCAAACTGTATAAGTTTTATCGGGACTGCGGCATGAAGAACGTGACGCTGCACCTCATCAAGGGTTCCCGTCACGAATTTTTGAACGAAAAGAGCAACCGCGACGAAGCGCTTTCCGTGATCTCGGACTTTCTTCGCAAAATATGA
- a CDS encoding DNA gyrase/topoisomerase IV subunit B: MAGKNYNAEDIKILEGLDAVRLRPGMYIGSTGVKGLHHILWEIVDNAIDEASNGFASRIEVKLYKDGSASVEDNGRGIPTDIHPKTGVSGVEVVFTQLHAGGKFDEHNYSFSGGLHGVGASVTNALSEWLEVTVFRKTVYKMSFHSYLDEKTGKYASGVPNEHLRDTGEKTQKTGTLVRFKPDKAVFENISFNFETVSKRLKELAFLNKGLEINLVDERVAEGKNPIVVNYKYEGGLHDFAMYLNDGKSTLYDKPIGYKTEKDGILIEFVMQHTGDFTESLFSFVNNIPTPEGGFHETGFRSGLTKCLNDVARSAGFLKDKDANLMGEDFREGLTAILSVKMKNVQFEGQTKTKLGNPEARAPVETATIEGLSLLYKDPANKTVFEEIVKKAQSAARVRLAARQAKEVARAKNSIDNLTLVGKLAACTGKKPELNELFIVEGDSAGGTAKQARVRQYQSILPLRGKPLNVEKKRIDQVLANEEIRTIISALGAGIGSDFNLDNLNYHKVIILSDADQDGMHIRCILLTFFFRYMRELVYNGHVYIGMPPLYKVYKKDVVEYAYDDAQLQEKIEKVGKGYQLQRYKGLGEMSAEQLWETTMDPAARNLIQVTIEDAAEAEQMVTALMGDRVEARKEFLAQNANFNKVDTFMDKVNI; encoded by the coding sequence ATGGCAGGAAAGAACTATAATGCCGAAGACATCAAGATTTTAGAGGGGCTGGACGCCGTGCGCCTGCGGCCGGGTATGTATATCGGTTCGACGGGCGTCAAGGGCCTGCACCATATCCTTTGGGAGATCGTGGATAACGCGATCGACGAGGCTTCCAACGGCTTTGCGAGCCGTATCGAAGTCAAACTCTATAAGGACGGCAGCGCCTCGGTAGAGGATAACGGCCGCGGCATTCCGACCGATATCCACCCCAAAACGGGCGTTTCGGGCGTGGAGGTCGTCTTTACCCAACTGCACGCTGGCGGCAAGTTCGACGAACACAACTACTCGTTTTCGGGCGGACTGCACGGCGTGGGCGCATCGGTCACCAACGCGCTCTCCGAATGGCTGGAAGTGACGGTGTTCCGCAAGACCGTATACAAAATGTCCTTCCATTCGTATCTCGACGAAAAGACAGGCAAATACGCATCGGGCGTGCCCAACGAACATTTGCGCGATACGGGCGAAAAGACGCAGAAAACGGGCACGCTGGTGCGTTTCAAGCCCGATAAAGCGGTGTTCGAAAATATCAGTTTCAATTTCGAAACGGTTTCCAAACGCCTCAAAGAACTGGCGTTTCTCAACAAGGGGCTGGAAATCAATCTGGTGGACGAGCGCGTGGCGGAGGGCAAAAATCCCATCGTCGTCAATTATAAGTACGAGGGAGGTCTGCACGATTTCGCCATGTACCTGAACGACGGCAAGTCCACGCTCTATGACAAGCCCATCGGCTACAAGACGGAAAAGGACGGCATTCTGATCGAATTCGTCATGCAGCATACGGGCGATTTCACCGAAAGTTTGTTTTCCTTCGTCAACAACATTCCCACGCCCGAGGGCGGCTTTCACGAAACGGGATTCCGTTCGGGGCTTACGAAATGCCTAAACGACGTGGCGCGGAGCGCGGGGTTTTTAAAGGATAAGGACGCCAATCTGATGGGCGAGGATTTCCGCGAAGGGCTGACCGCCATTTTGTCCGTCAAAATGAAAAACGTGCAGTTCGAGGGACAGACCAAGACCAAACTGGGCAACCCCGAGGCGCGCGCGCCCGTGGAAACGGCGACCATCGAGGGACTGTCGCTTTTGTATAAAGATCCCGCCAATAAGACGGTGTTCGAGGAGATCGTCAAAAAGGCGCAGTCGGCGGCGCGCGTCAGGCTGGCGGCGCGTCAAGCGAAAGAGGTCGCCCGCGCCAAAAACAGCATAGACAATCTCACGCTGGTCGGAAAACTTGCCGCGTGCACGGGCAAAAAACCCGAACTCAACGAACTGTTCATCGTAGAGGGCGATTCGGCAGGCGGCACGGCAAAACAGGCGCGCGTCAGGCAATACCAGTCCATTCTGCCGCTGCGCGGCAAGCCCTTGAACGTGGAAAAAAAGCGCATCGACCAGGTGCTCGCCAACGAGGAGATCCGCACCATCATCAGCGCGCTGGGCGCGGGGATCGGCTCGGATTTCAACCTGGACAACCTCAATTATCATAAAGTCATCATTTTGTCCGATGCCGACCAGGACGGCATGCACATCCGCTGTATTCTCTTGACTTTCTTTTTCCGCTATATGCGCGAACTCGTGTACAACGGGCACGTGTATATCGGCATGCCTCCCCTCTATAAGGTGTATAAAAAGGACGTGGTGGAATACGCCTACGACGACGCGCAGTTGCAGGAAAAGATCGAAAAGGTCGGCAAGGGGTATCAACTTCAACGTTACAAGGGGCTGGGCGAAATGAGCGCCGAACAGTTGTGGGAGACGACCATGGACCCCGCGGCGCGCAATCTCATTCAGGTGACCATCGAGGACGCCGCCGAGGCGGAGCAGATGGTGACCGCGCTCATGGGCGACAGGGTGGAGGCGCGCAAGGAATTTCTGGCGCAGAACGCAAACTTCAACAAAGTAGATACCTTTATGGATAAAGTGAACATTTAA